The region agacggcgacttgagaggggaaaggtgttgaaacatgaagggtgggtggaggggcttgggacatcgcctgcgctagagcagtgtggcagccttgcatcacatgcatctgcaggtcaggagttagattctccatgtgcctgaggactgactgaaaaaagcagtgtcttggtgactggtttgcatctgactgCAGCCTATCCAGACGACTGCCGAGTTCCAATATGCATTTGtgaagcatattgtacccagcagacgtttgctcacccaaaagctcgatggcattctggaaggctgcattcaaatgcaaaaattcaggcgcatagctcctttcctgacctctctggcgctgccgtcctgaccccaaaggtggtctagatgttgcggcagtgtcagaggggtggggtaaagggaactccatctcatcacctgcagcttcaagtgacgaagtccaccctgctgctccagcgctggtggatggggccgagggatcacacaaaagggaaggtgcagacacagaagggtcgacgtggtccccggtggcggacccctgagggatcgctccagaggggtgcaactctgatgcaggctcccgagtgctgctgacagtactgttaaagaagaaacaaacaaaaaaattagtatcttgatattacaattgcccttgctgccaaaaaaaaattagaaggttacacattttaacagtttgactgaaaacttgtggtgttgaatatttaccttctgctcagcagcgtcgaccggaggaacgacagggctctggaatgcttatacctgctcctgcgtcctctagatccactcggggcctgcatctccttattgaactccctcttaaagcgatccctcagtgaccgccaccgcacgattaccctgttacctggaaagagaaaTCAAAAAaaggttactatacaacacattaaatcatgctaacacacgttaatgaactgtgaatacttacgtgctagatcctgggccccagcattgagttcctcccagttatcaatgACAGCATTGcagacttcctcccatagccgtcgggtgacgtactggtcagcatggcggcggtccgacatcttccatagcggctcccgactttggaccgcttggatgagggtgtccacgTCTATGCCCTcgtcctcttcctcatcctgttcgggagcacgctgtgaagccttttaacaaaaaaaaaaaaagaataaaaagggaaagattataacacatgaattttacagtttgctaaacaccaaaccaaaaaaggaacttactcttcggtgactGCCGCGCCTAGCATTCCGACGGCTATGGTAGGTGCTCtgaggaactctacgtcgagccccggattgtgaagactaataaaaataaataagaaataaattatgtgcttggatggaagcatatgtactgtgtgtgtgctgtgctgaatgtttgtgttgagtgtagtgtgttttatgtgaggatctgtatctgcaaaacttacactatgcgctcccgctcctctcatttctccaccctgcctgTCTCCTTCATGAAGCTgctcctctgctgctgctgctgctgctgctcctcctccatcttcttcctgtgaaaacagaataaatacatatagggttcaaaaacattaccagagatgtaccaaaaaaaatttaggaataaaaaaaaaaaaaaacctcaggtggctgacgatgtgagggggggctctCAGATGAAGACATTCTGCCTGAGTctgtcttggtccctagaatctgcaagtataaagagagttctaagctactatacaaaaggatagacgcagcttttcgggactttatacttacatgttttcaaaactttggggggtctgcctgcgtcgtcttggtccctagaatctgcaagtataaagacagttctaagctactataaagtggcgtaactacaaagttatgggccccagtgcgaacttccaaatggggcccccccgccaaaatattttccacccaaatccacatcctgccccatccatctccacattctgcccatccgactccacattctgcccatccgactccgcattctgcccatccatctccacattctgcccctctCTCCACATCTCACCAGAACAGCAGGAACCAGAAATCTGCTGCTGGTTGATACCAGAtaaacacgagctgcacacaaccaggaatgagctgctgagagctgaaggacctgaTGTGACCTCATTGTCATGTGATCAGGAGGCGGAGCTGATAAATGCTGAAAGCCCTATGATAGTGATGACGTCACCACAGGATCTTCAGCTCTTTCTTTCAgagacagtttcaaccttataaaaaaaattccctcattcaaagttaaaataccaatacccaaaagaTAATAATTATTTTTACCCTAGTTATAACCAGATAACATTttgtataccaaaggtttgcattctgcatttagatatagaacctcaaacacctttattgaatgtagaccagttttaaatttatcttgaaatcatactacggacagttttgtgtaatttttattccaaattttttttttattttttttttgtttggacagtaggagctacactgctctttatttgaaataccagtacagtatgttaatgtatgaaaaatcaccaaaaaaatgcagaacacatcacacagcatttacaaacacacacacacacacacacgtcacagcacagccattaaaaataccagcacagtatgaaaaataaaacacatgtcaggcaggcaggcggtctggcacacatcacacggcatacacacacacgtcacagcacagccattaaaaataccagcacagtatgaaaaataaaacacatgtcaggcaggcatacacacacacgctggatggcagtactcacatagcagtctctggcagggtctctcttgctggcaggatgtctcttgctggcaggatgtctcttgctggAGGGATCTCTCTTGCTGGAGGGATCTCTCTTGCTGGagggatctctcttgctggcaggatgtctcttgctggcaggatctctcttgctggcaggatgtctcttgctgggatctctctcgctggcaggatgtctcttgctggcgGGATCTCTCTTGCTGGCGGGATCTGtattctctcttgctggcaggatctgtgtTCTCTCTTCATGGCACATTGAAAAATGAGgctcacctgtcctgtttatatagttttggggttgtctaggaaaagtatcaactttttggagcatgctcagttgaaaaaaacggattggggcgacggatccgccaaaaaacggatcgtgacggatccgtcgtccttaggcgcccattctataaaataacggacgcgacggatccgtcgcggaccgttaattaggcggcgacaaaaaacgttacaaagtccgtcgatgtctagacaacgtccgccaaatttcgacggatccgtcgcatgacggatagaacggatgaccatccgtcacaatccgtcgttaatgcaagtctatggggaaaaaaacggatccgtcgaaaataaaaacggatccgttatttgaggaaaatggcggttttagactgacgccaaaaaactgaagtgtgaaagaggccttaactgaATAACAGCTTTCTTCTTCCCTGACTTTCCTGTCCATCTTTCCAGGAAAATGAAAGACTCTATAATCAAGTCAAAGACCTCCAAGTTAAGAACAAACAGAATGAGCAGCAAATGTTTCAGGAAAACGAGGCATTAAGAGCCGAGCTTATTTCATTAAGGTGAGTTGACAGAATGTATGTAATAATAAGTGCAGCATAATGAGTAATGCATATTATCCACTGCCAGTTCTACTCCTGTGCCACTCACAAGCAATCTTTAAAAGCTTTTTTCAGCAGATAAATCACAGCATGGTGGATGCAATCAAAGGAAACATTGGCTAATCATATAAACCCCTTGATAtacagccatttttttttattgttacattttttccaataaaatatattatttCTTTACAGAGGGAACatttacatttctttattttatatTTACATTTTCCCAGATTATATTTACATGTACAGTTTGGTCCAGAAAAATTTGGACAATGACTGAATCTTTGTGATTTGGGCTCTGCGTGCCACTATTTGTACGGCGCCACTTGGAAGCAGGTGTATGGCCCATTTGTGTGACCTGCCTCTAACAATCACAGGTAGAGCgaagttaacctgttaaatgctactgtcaaactctgacagaggcatttaccaCGAGCCATGATCATGTTTTGCATTGACTGCAAGAGGACTGCTGAAAATCTACGTGCTTGTCATTAAGGAGCTCCTTTAAAACCCTGCCGAGGTCCAGGATGTAGAGGGGCCCATGATTTTCGCTATATATAGCAATGCCGTGATttttgctttatatatatatatatatatcagtgctcTGGCATAGCTGTACATAGCACAagagatcagatgatcgcagcttctagtccccactaacaagaacagtgaaaagttttaaaaattaaaaaaataaacccaTGAGTTCAAATCACCCATTAAAAATAAATCTAATAAAAAAATACACGtgttatcgccacgttcagaaaatTGTGATCTGTCAAAATATAATTACCCGATATGTAaatattgtaaaagaaaaaaaatcaaaaatacaaaatttatgtttttgtttttttgttgctgcaacaccgctgtaacaagcaatcaaaacatcatatctatccctAATGGTATCAATTAAAATACTGTCATGCCTGCAAAAATTAAGCATGCACACAGCTTCATTGaccaaaaatgaaaaagttatgggtc is a window of Ranitomeya variabilis isolate aRanVar5 chromosome 2, aRanVar5.hap1, whole genome shotgun sequence DNA encoding:
- the LOC143807832 gene encoding uncharacterized protein LOC143807832; the protein is MRGAGAHSSSQSGARRRVPQSTYHSRRNARRGSHRRASQRAPEQDEEEDEGIDVDTLIQAVQSREPLWKMSDRRHADQYVTRRLWEEVCNAVIDNWEELNAGAQDLARNRVIVRWRSLRDRFKREFNKEMQAPSGSRGRRSRYKHSRALSFLRSTLLSRSTVSSTREPASELHPSGAIPQGSATGDHVDPSVSAPSLLCDPSAPSTSAGAAGWTSSLEAAGDEMEFPLPHPSDTAATSRPPLGSGRQRQRGQERSYAPEFLHLNAAFQNAIELLGEQTSAGYNMLHKCILELGSRLDRLQSDANQSPRHCFFQSVLRHMENLTPDLQMHVMQGCHTALAQAMSQAPPPTLHVSTPFPSQVAVYPPVRPPPVHPSPVHPPPVHPTPSPYLSSPLSISQFLPSPFHSSPLTSPFPPPPTPSPYLPQTTSVPQLPSQPHVFTSHSTSVPPRDVLSPPIDVACPVSPSATISTPNYENL